The Molothrus aeneus isolate 106 chromosome 9, BPBGC_Maene_1.0, whole genome shotgun sequence region CCTCCCCCCCCATGGCTTGGGTAAAATCTGACAGCCAAACTCATACCAAACCTGTGCTAAACCCTTGCCAAAGCACAATTCCCAGGTTGCCAGAATATTTTTTGCAGTGTTGGCTCCATAGGATTCTACTGCCCACTGGATTATGCCACTGTGGCaaactgctgtccctgccctcctcatCTCTGCTGATTGAGCACTTTCATCTTCACATAAGAGCACctgtttttgctggtttttttttaaatctcaaacACCTTCTGAAGTGATACAGCCTAAATTATGCTGGAATAATGAGGCTGCTGTGGGTTTGACAAGGAGGGTGGTTTGCAGTCAGGCACAGCCTTACCTGCTCTGTGAGGCAACTCATCAATGATTCAGTTCCACTGAAATAACAACCATACCCTGTCATATTGCAATATCTGCAGTGATAAAACAGATGCTGCCTGCTCCCTTTCAAGTTAGTGAAGGATCAATGTGGTGCAGGGTGTGCCCCCAGCCATCCTCTGCAGGTTTTGAGCCCCACAGACACGGTCACTGAGGTGGGGACATCCTGGATGGACAGGATGGAAGAGCCTGAGGGAAAGGGAGCACTGCTCCATgcatgggatggaatgggagaGTGGTGGAGGGGAATTTTTATTGCATTACACTGTTTTGTATATGGCTGAGTGATGTTGTTCATGTTGATCTTGATACTGGCCCCGAGTAAAACTGAAGAGCTTTTATCTCTCTGTCACCCAAATCCATCCAAACTTGGGCAGCTTTGTGTCAAAACTCTGTTGCACAGATATTTCTGAAGGTCAGGAGCCTTgctaaaggccaggctggggtCTGCTTGCAGCAGATTCCAGAGCTCTGTCCCAGTATCCCTTTGGCCTGGAACAACCCTCAGTTTAAGGCTGCATTTCCTACTCCTCCCCTCCCCAACAGCCTGCAATGAGCTTTATTCTCCTGTTGCAGGGTTCAGTGGGTTATCTGCAATCTCACTGCTGAGAGCTGTACTTTATTCCACTGTCCCATAATTGCCTGTATGTGGAAAAAGAAACCCTTTATTGTCTAGAAGAAGCTTACTACACCTAATAAAGACCCTGAGACGTCTTTAATTCAGTTCTGTCCTAACACCAGCTTCCAGCTgcccttcccttttttccccttgtgctCTTTTGTAGCCTTCTCTTATTCAGTGGACAGACTTTCTCAACCAATTTCTCTCTTGCATCTCTCTCTCATCATTGTGCCCTGCACTACTGAAACCAAAGCTTTTCTTGTTcatgtgtgctgtgctgtgtctctTTCCAGAATGGAAAAGCTAAGtccatgtgctgcagctgcaaagcAAAACATCACCCTTGGGACAAGTGTTTTTATGGGAAAGGGAACTGGTGATTGCCCTGCCTCAGCCTCTCCAAGGCCCAGTTATAGAATCTCTCAATATGAAGAGCAACAGCTGACTTTGGGGTGGAGACAAGGCAGGAAATTCACAGCAATGATTTTCCCAGTGCAcatctccctggagctgtgtggggctccTCGTTCTTGGTACTGCAGCCATGGGGTGCTGTGCCCCCAGGAACACCTGAGGCTGGATCCAGGTGTTTTAGGGAAGCAGCAGTGTCCCAGCTGCACACCACACCTCCCCGGCTTAGGATGTGAACAAGAGGGATTTGTCATGTGTGTAACCCAGCTGCGCCATCCCTGGTTTGTGTGACAGCAGAAAATGGCATgcagtggcacagccccatGAACTGAACTTTTGGGAAGTCGAACAGAGGGCTCTCTCTGTTCCACACACatctgtgctcacacagccctCACCTGGAAAATGCACATCGCTCTCTATCATCCAGGTGATGAAATCCAAAAAGGAACAGTTGCAGTGCCACAGGTTGTCACTGAGCCCCAGAAGCCTCAGGTTGGGCAGGTCCCGGACGGTGCTGGTGTCCAGGAAGGTCAAGCCTGTCCGGCTCACATCCAGGTGCCTCAGCCAGGTGTTGTTGGCAAAAGCATCTTTCTCAATGGCCACAAGGTTGGGATTGTCTGAGATCTTCAGTACCACCAGGCTGAGGAGGTGGGAGAAGGTGCTGAAAGTGACCTGGGAGAGGTTGTTGAAGCTGAGGTCCAGATAGACGAGCCTGGCCACGCCAATGAAAGTGAAATCCAGGTCATCCCCCAAGAGGTTCTTTCTGCAGTCCAGATAGACCAAATCAGCCAGGAAGCTCAGTTCCACTGGTGGCAGGTACGAGACGTTGTTTGCTGCCAGAATCAGCTGCCTGGTGTCCAGAGGGATGTCCACAGGgaactcctgcagctgctgcccggTGCAGTTCACCTCCAGGTACTGACAGCTACACCTGCTCGGACAGCTGATCCCCTGGGATGCCATCCCCAGAAGGAGCACGAGGCTCAGGGACCGTGGGCTACCTGAAGGGGACATGGTTTGAGACCTTCCAGGCCGCTTAGCCCTTCATGGACTGCAAGCAGTCCTATGGCAGCTGCACTGCCCTCCCAGCCATGCCGAGGAGGTGTCCAGCTCTGTGGCTCACCTGAGCCCTTGGCAGAGTGCCCGGCTGGAAACCGAGCCTGGCTTTTACACGGGCAAGTGTGGAACAGTGGCTGGAGCGCCTCTGTCTCACACTCGGTGCCAGGTGACACCTCCGTGGTGTCAGTGGCTTGCAGAAGCTGCCTGTTTtcggggacactgctgggacctTGGTGGCCTGCTTCCAGCTGGGTGGAGGTGTGGGAAGCTGTGCATGGTGTGGGAGCATCAGAACTTTGTAGGGAGAGCGTGAACAGCCTAAACTTTATCAGAAATGTCGTGAAAAATGCGtcttttatgattggctttttgcaaatattaaaattactaTTATGTTATGAAAGTTATGTTAGAAatttatgctgtattaattttctta contains the following coding sequences:
- the LRRC52 gene encoding leucine-rich repeat-containing protein 52, producing the protein MSPSGSPRSLSLVLLLGMASQGISCPSRCSCQYLEVNCTGQQLQEFPVDIPLDTRQLILAANNVSYLPPVELSFLADLVYLDCRKNLLGDDLDFTFIGVARLVYLDLSFNNLSQVTFSTFSHLLSLVVLKISDNPNLVAIEKDAFANNTWLRHLDVSRTGLTFLDTSTVRDLPNLRLLGLSDNLWHCNCSFLDFITWMIESDVHFPDADNITCFTPAGLRALRMPAAEAQLHFSCLTQLHKQDYVFLGLVGFCIFLAGTMAAWLAGVCAVIYEAHASKGEEEEEEEEEDTAT